Proteins encoded in a region of the Diabrotica virgifera virgifera chromosome 4, PGI_DIABVI_V3a genome:
- the LOC126883998 gene encoding uncharacterized protein LOC126883998: MDITDLKQRVICQHHFAVEYIYQSGQRKLLRKNAVPLKFTQLTTDLGDIPPVCSTYVYCGTKRKRSTSDDCMVRSTPSPKRSSSSLSDISSFEINLPTKLETELTEKVKKLEYQVSALKKKCRQKNSRRCRRTTKNKKSATKFMLQVLLENKSKYVHTFVNMQFSHKTRSQWSHNEKDLALAIYYKSPSCYKFLTRSLNFILPSVKTIQTWLRVIKLRTGLNTSLIDKLKKKAETMDELEKICVLMFDEISLKKKIGVQ; this comes from the exons ATGGATATCACTGACCTTAAACAGAGGGTAATTTGCCAGCATCATTTTGCAGTGGAATATATTTACCAAAGTGGCCAAAGAAAGTTATTAAGGAAAAATGCTGTTCCTCTAAAATTTACACAGTTAACAACTGATTTAG GTGATATCCCACCAGTATGCTCTACATACGTTTATTGCGGTACGAAACGTAAAAGATCTACAAGTGACGATTGTATGGTTAGGTCAACTCCATCGCCTAAGAGATCAAGTAGTAGTCTCAGTGATATTTCCAGTTTTGAAATTAATTTGCCCACAAAACTTGAAACTGAATTGACGGAgaaggtaaaaaaattggagtatcaagtaagtgctttaaagaagaagtgccgtcagaagaacagtcggcgttgtagaagaacaacaaaaaacaaaaaatcggcaaccaaattcatgttacaggtactgttagaaaataaaagcaAATACGTGCACACATTTGTTAATATGCAGTTTTCACACAAAACTCGTTCACAATGGAGTCACAATGAAAAGGATTTAGCTCTGGCCATTTATTATAAGTCTCCTAgttgttacaaatttttaactagatctcttaactttatattaccttcagtaaaaacaattcaaacttggttgcgtgtcataaaattaagaactggtttaaacacttccttaattgacaagttgaagaaaaaagcagagacaatggatgagttggaaaaaatttgtgtgttaatgtttgatgaaatttctttgaaaaaaaaaattggagtacaataa